Part of the Neoarius graeffei isolate fNeoGra1 chromosome 15, fNeoGra1.pri, whole genome shotgun sequence genome is shown below.
TATTCATTCACCATATAAACAAAGATTGCATTTTTCAGATCAGGTTGCTTTTGGACCAAAATGAGCTGTATGTACAGATCACGAGCGTGGCAGCTTGGTCAGTCTGTCTTTAAGCTTTGGATGTGTGTGAGATACATCAGTACATCACTCCAAAGGCCTCTCAAACAGTCCCAAAGCTGCTGGATACAAAAAAAGTACAGCAGAGGCCCTCACCTCCATAGTTCATGAAAAAGCACAgggtatttggggggggggggggggggggggggggcactgacAGGCCCAGAAGCTCATTAAGAGTTCAGAGCATAGCAAGGCCGTGCACACATAAATGCACAATGTAATCAAAAGGATACAAGGAGACCATGCCAAGCTTTATTTATTCGTTTGTGAGAATCGGCATCATTTCCCTACATCTGGCCAACGGAGCCACGGATGCCCTCCTGAATGGCAAGAACCCAGCACATGCATACGACTGCTCACGTTGGGAAATGTTAAGAAGCTGGACTTAACCTGCGTGTTTGTTCTCTTGCTAACATGCCCTTGGCATGCTTGCATGCTGAAAGCAGTGGCCTGATGGGGGACTCTAGTCTCTGTTTATAGCAGTGGGGGTTATTATTAGGCTGTGGCTGGGAGCCATCCTGCAGTGCTTCCTGACGCGAGTGCAAAGAGGGAGAGATGAAGTGAGAGCCTCAGGGAGAAAGGCCAGGCGTCAGGGGTGGGGGCTGGGAGTAAAAGCAGGGATACACGGAGAACAAAGGCAAGAGAGTGCAGTGAAAATGCCCTCTTTCCTTCAGTGGTTCGTGCTTTTCAAGCTTCTTCCTTTACGAAGACCTCGGCATACTGCATGTTCATGTGCACTCGGGACTTGGGGGCAGAAAAGGAATGGAGATTTTCTTTTTGCCTTTGGCATTCACAAATGAACAGAGGAGGACACTGACGAGGGAGACAAGGGGCTGAGAATTCCATCTCCTCCATGCTCACCCTCCCCATGCTAGCCCCCTCCCCTAAGCCAAAGCTGTGTGGTTTCCATGCGAGATGCATGCTGCAGTGTCCTCAATCGCATGCAATGCACGCGTGGCACCCAAGGGTTTGCGGCCCATTCTGCAGAAATGGGGGAGGACGagagaaccccccccccaaaaaaaaggtacaGGATTCATGCTGTGCAGCTGTTCAGCCCAAACATGACACATACACCTGGCCTTAGTCTCCATTTCCCAACCCCCACTTCCACCCACACCCCTCCCCCAGATCAGTGCTGCAACAGGGGCATCCGAGGGACATGCgagggaaaagaaaaagaaaaaaaacccagcaagtAAAAACGAGTTCAAGGGGCTGGAAAATATTTCAGCGAAAAGGCACAGAATTTCTAAGCACTGTGGCAGTGTTGCTTCTCTTAAAAGCAGAACAGTGCTTTAAAAAGGAGAACAGACTCTGGGTGCTTTTTGCATCCGGAAAAAGAGGTTGATGCATGAGAATGTATTGATCGCTGTATCGAGGGGAGGAGGATTTAGCCCAGACCCTCATGCAGATGTAAGGGAGAACAGAATGAAAATGGAAAGAGAAGGCAGGGGGAGGGTGAAGGAGAAAGTGACACACACACGAGAGCaagagcgcgcgcgcgcgcaaggacacacagacagaaaaatgcacgtgcgcgcgcacacacacacacgagagataGATATTCAAACAGCGAAGCAACTGGCTTAGTTATCAGCATTTGATCTGAGAGGCAGCAGTGGGCCTTGCCTAGTCAAGTAGTCCATACAGTTGAGCAGCTCCACTGAACTAGCCCCAGTAATCAGCATCATTAACAGCAGTTGTCATTTTTTGTATTCTTAGGTTCAGGGGGATGGGATGTTCTCAAAGGATGAATGCTACAGTTCTCAAGGGAGATTTCTGGTGCAACATACCAAGCTTTTCGCCAAATCCAAAATGATCCGATGACAACCACTTCCCTTAATTCAGTGTCGTAACTGTCAATTCCCTAGCTAGTCCTTCACTTTTGTATGACCCCAGCCactaaaatcttttcaaactgcgaTTCATGCAACATTAAACAATTGAATGCACCATGAGAAAGTGTTAACTGCCCTCTTCCAtttacatgagctgatagattGGCTAGTGTGATCATCAGGGAACAGAGGAATCGCAAGCAGAGAACAGGCCCAATTATTTTCTGTGGATGACTACATCACCAGGATCCATACTTGTGATCTCTCTACGCCTTTCAGAAGCAAAACCAAGGCTACTCAAATGGGAATTGGCAGCTTTGTTTCTtgccaacaaatacaaaatcctaTAGACGAGGCACATCCACACGTCCTATTAATGGCTGTACCCAGCTGTGCTCTGAAATCAGAGGGTGCTGTTGTTCCATGTTCCAGCTGCAGCATGTTCCTAGAGAGCTGGGAGACTAGCCAGCTCCGCCTTAGGGCGAACACAAGCTCAGACTGGCTACATTGGAGAGGACAGCCATTGTGATCCGCCATCTGGAGCTGTAACCAGGGAAGCAGGCAGCCCCTCATCCCCTCTTGGATGTGATGCCATCAACAGCCCCATAGGGGGGCCAGCATCTAAAATAACTGTTATTTGCATATGGGGAGCAATAAAGGGCATTAGACAGCGGTTCTATACAGCCCTGCCCAACAGTTGAGCTCGGTCACGGCTTCACAGCAGCAAACAGGCGGCCTGAGGGGCTTCTTATACACTCACCGTTGGCAGAGTTGCGCCAGGGAATGAATTATTGAGTGGTGTGTAGGTCAGAACTCCATAGTGACCGAGAAAGAGGCCTGGGGCACTCGACTGAGCAGAAAGAGACCTGCAAAAGTGGCAAGGAAGTCTCAGAGAGAGAAGCCACAGCTCTGTTTAAACAAGGGGAAGGCTGAGGACAAAGAGAGCAGAGATTGTGACATTTCACGTGCTGCAGAATGTACACAGGAGACTGCAGCATTTGCTTTTGGGTGGATTAAAGGAGCGACTTGAGGAATTTGAGTGGTCCCCACCCTAGTTTCCCTTTCTTTTGCACGCTCACTTTTTCTCTAAAGCGCAACTCCACCCAGCTTTCCCCAAACCCAAACTAAACTAACCTGAGCTGACAGACAGGGAGGGGAGAAGAAAGCATTCTTTCCCCAACCCCCTGTACACTCTACCTAGCTTCAGACCCAATCTGATCCCCTTTTAATCCCTCTGTTGAATTTAGCAACCAAGGAATATAGGGGCTAAATTCTTGTGTTAATCTTCTAGCTTTCACTACCCCTTTCTGTCTTTTGTCCTTTTATGCCATTTCTTcagttgttccccccccccccaattactTTTTTCCATCCTCTATTTCTGTACCACTTGAATAGGACTGGCCGGTTGTTCTGTTGAGCTATTTAGACATGCTGTTGAAATAGAAGGGCAGGCCTATGCTGGGCTGGGAGCACAAAGAACCCACTGAGCTCAGAACTTCTGCTCCCAATCGAAAAAAAAGCCCTCTCCATGGGTAACCTTCCCCCTCCTGGGGTTCAGTGTCTAATTTAACCCCCCATCGATGACCCCCTTCACGCTGAGCATACTCCAAAGATTGAATCTCGGCTCAAGGGAAGGGCGTGGGTATCTGTTACTTACTTTATTGAAACACACAAACCAAAGAAGTGGAAGCCTTATGGACACGAGTATGTGACGTTTCCAGGAACAAGATTTACCCAAAAGCCATGGAACATAGCCTTATTTGGCCATTTCTATAAGCTAGTAGAAGCACACCTGTGTAGACTCTAAAGGTTGTAAAGCCTGCTGGTCAAGAAGTGTTAAAAGATCACCTGCATCCGTTGCCTCCCCAAATCAGACAAAGATGACAGAAGTCAGACAGTGGGCAGCCCTGTCCTGAAGCATACAGGAAGTGCCAAATAGTTGGTAGGCATTTGCTGCCCGGATATAAATGATTTTTATGAATGGGCTCTTGGTACATTTCCCCCCTCCTGCAGACCTCTGAATACAATGAGCATTCTCTCAGAGCTCATGTTTCTTGTATAAATCTCTCTATTTAAAGGCCAAAAGAAAAACAAGGAGTCATTGAGGAGGCCTGGCTCGCAGTGCCTGGATGGTTTTTACAGATGGAGCCCAAGTGCTGGCCTGCCAGAGTGGAAACAGTAGGAAGGCCCATTGACTGGAAATGTGGGAGTGGAACAAAGAAAGGCTGATGATGGAAGCAGGGGGTGAGTGCACAGAGCGCACACAGATAAGATATGAATTATCTTAGAGGAAGGGAGGACTCTCCTTCTAAAGAAATTTTTTTTGCTAAATCACAGTATTCCTCTGATAATGGTATTCATTCTGCACAGTGTTAATAAAACGGGCTAGCATTAACGTCGACCATTTCTTCATCCAAAAGCTCAGCCCTTTCTTTCTACCTGCCACACGCCTGTGAAACCTATCTTAGCTGACTATCTCCTGCACCCACCCTCCCACGTTCATTCTCTTGTAGGGGAAAGCCAACACCATCGGCACACAGAGACAAAGCCTGACGTGCTGCTACTGCCAGAATGCAACCACTGATGCCTGACAGAACAAGCCTGCTGAGAAAGGCAGTGGAATCCCTAGACAGTACAGTCTTTTCACCTCACTCTAGTCCCTTACTACTACTCTATTTTCTACAGTACCCTTCAGGTATCACACTTTCATTACAGTGAAACAACAGTGCCACACTCCATTTCTCTTCAGCTGATTGCAGGTATCATCCTACAAGGGTgcgttttgtttaaaaaaaaaaaaaaattatagcatGTTAAGGTGTTTTTACTCACCAGGAGGTTTGCACATTCGGACCTGGCTCTGGCACTGCACCAGTGGGTGGAGAGGTGCCTGGCTCACAGACGGCACAGAGGTAGCTTTGGAGGAGAGGCTGGCAAGCTCGGCTGTGGCTGGAGGTGAAGGCGGTGGTGAGGGCACTGGAGATGCTGCACCACTGCACTGTGTCTGGTAGCGGAGCTGTGTGAGAGAGGCGGGCATGCCCTGGTAGTGGCGTGTGGCGCTCAGGAGGTCATTCAAGATTTGCAAAATGGTGCCGATGTCACGCCGTGGCCGCCCACTGCTGTCCTGACAGTTTGGGTGCAAAGTGCCTACAGGAACAAGAGGAAAGTAGAAGgttaaatgcctttttttttggggggggggttaaataaataaataaataaatccactcTACATTAATTGTTGGCAATACCTGAAAACGTCCCAGAGAAGACTCCAGGAGCATGGTTGACGAAGCTTTCGATGATAGCACCTGGTTTACGTGAACGTGATGGTGCACTGCAATTGCTTGTAGCCTTTGTGGTGCAATTTGCCTGCACAGGACATGGGTAAAAGATAAACTGTCTGCTGGTATGCTATGTTAATGATCCATATTTGGATTTGGATGGACTGACTTACCTCTGGACAGGGACCAGCAGGGGTAGAGCTGCTGGTGGAGTTCTGACAAGCCGACAGCGGCTGCTGAGAACGGAAGATACCTTCTGGGAGATGCGAAGAGCGGGTTGGGGTGCTGCAGTGCCTGGATGTTGAGGTGGGATACATAGGGGGAATAGAGTGGCCAGAAGGAGAAGAGGGAAAAGGTGTATGGCTCACAGGGCTGGGTGGAAGCGTTGTTTGCAGATGGTGTGGGTGTGCGTGTTGGTTGTGAGAAACCCGGTTCTGGGTGCCAGTAATGGCTGCAGCACctgctgaatgtcctgttgtgccATCAGAGCTACTACGTGTGACAAGATGCCTGTGCTGTGACTGCTGGTTGCCCGAGTGCTGTGCTGCCAACTGCAGCTGGACAAACATCATGTGATCGCCCACGCGCAGGGCCAAGGTCAGAGGAGAGCGGCCAGACAGGAAGTCGCTGACCTATAAAGCAGGAAACGGTGGGGGGAGAAAAGGGAGGATTTAGGAATGTCCCTGTGCACAGACACTCGGGTCAAGCGATTTTGGCAAAAAGGCTCAAGGAATACAAAATTGTGCACATTGTTTTAGGCAATAAAATGCAATTACATGGAAGCACATGCACACTGACAAAAATACTCCCCCATTGCTGAACTCCACCATTCAGTACACCCACAAAAGGACCAACTTCTGTCTGGCCTTGGGCCTTAAAAATCCACCACAGAAACAGGATACAGACCCACTTGCCGAGCAACCACATAATGGACAATTGTTTGTGGGCTCAGAGTGGAAGTGGAAACCTTGCCCATTTTAGGAGTGCCCAGaaaggaaaaccgagccaagcctgGGGGCTTTGACCCCTACAGGAAGAGGAATACACTGGGCTTGTCTGGACACTGGGAAATAAACAACTGGGCCATTCTGGAATAGATTTTATTATAGTCTACATGCATTTAAAAGTTACATAATTTTACTATAATTTAAAATTTATAATAAattataaaaacatgtattatATGGCTTGTCAGTTTATGGAATAAGACAAAAtgctcatgttcctcaaacacatacctataatAATTAGTTAAACCAGAAAACCTGATAactttgcagtggtctcttaattttttccatagctgtgcatgcatgtgttttaaCACTAACACACGTATCAAAGTCTTCCAGCAGGCTTGCTTTGGCTGACCTATTAACCTTCATTTTCACTGGGGTCTCCCCCACTATCATGTTCCTCCCTCACCCGTTTTGTGGGTACTATATTTCCATCAGCAACACACACTTGGTAGTTGAAGGAGCCTTTTCTGGACCTTTCCAGAGTTCAGCATTATAACAGAATGCCTCTCATTGCATCTTCATCATTGCCTACAATTGTGCATGTGCAGCATCTGATTATATCTGTACaattaccaaaacttcattacttgaaatgactAATATTTTGCATATTAAATGTGTACACCTTTGAAGCTTGAGATCTGTGGGAAACTCCATGCAAAGGTCACTAAATGAGTCAGCCCAGGTGGTGGGCAGGGAGGACCCATGCACTGATTGACAGCTGTCAGGCAAACAGTAATGGTAATTTGCATCAACCTACACAGCTCAGGCAGTTGAAATGAGCCCCTGCAATAGCTGTATGAGTAACCGCTTATGTAGCGAGAGGCACAGGGCCTCCACTTCAACTGTGTGGCTACATCATGGAGGCTGTGGTGTGAAACCCACAAGGAGCTGCATGTTTTGAGACTGCTCGTCGGTAAATTGGACTGTCAGACCCCACATTAACCTTAGGGATCAGTCCCCACTGGGCCAAAGAGTTGCACTGACTCATACGCTACCCACATAAGAGTGCGCACCAACAAAAGTGGTCCTAAGGGGCGAGGACAAGCTGCAGATGGCAGAGACCTTTAATGCGACTCAAACAGCCTGTCAATACTTCACCTACCATGTGCTTCTCTTACATTAACAAATGACCATGGTGGAGTaatgggtttatttatttatttttaaccgtTTTGTACCCTGATATTAAGACaacagatgtttttccacatcaaGAGTAGACACTGAGGGATGGAAAAAGGAACTAAAACATATTAGAAGGCTGTTATGGAGCGCATGTGTGCATGCACAACAGCATCTCAAAAATCATCTTAGTCAGCTGAAACCACATGACCTATGGATAGAAATACAGAATGTGTTTGGAACTGTTTAGTTAGAAAAGGCAGCTTTGTTTTCATGGGTGTAATGTGTGCTGGTCTGCAGTTTAAAACACTTGAAAAGGTTATATACTCAAAAGCGATGAGACATTTCCTGTTCGAACATGCTTCTTTGTTTTAAAGGCCATTAACTTTTGTGCTCGTGATCAGATTTCTGATCAGGCTATAATGATGCACTCAAATGTCTCTGAAGTTGTTTGACCTTCAAACTGAGCACCAATCTAGTCTCTTCTGCCTTCCTAAAATCAGGCTAGTGTAAAATTGGACTGTAGCCTAGTTGCAATGAAATACTTCAAATCAATGAAGTACTTGAGGTGCCtactgtgtctcccccccccagtTAAACCATCTTTGTTACCCTTCAGCACTTGTCAGTTTTGTTTGGTTTCAGTGGCATTCTGTGCTGCAGTGGACTGTCATTGCTATTCAGTGAAAGGGGTGCAaagaacagaaagagagagatgagtgGTCTAGATGGCAGAGAAAACACTGGGTTGAGAAGGTGGGGGCTGGATGGCAGCAGAGTTGAGATGCTGTTCAGTGCTGATGAAATATTCAGTGATATCCTGCCTCTAGGATTCTTTTTCCTCCCCCTTTCCTCAAATTCAGAGGCTGGTAGTGTTCTGTATCAGGGTAATCTCTCATACAGCACACAAGGCAAACACTACAGCTATTTAAGCTGTAAAACATAAAACAAAAACGGCCCATTTTTCCACAGTACAGGGATGTCCGTATATGGTGAAACGGGTCAAGTCATAAATGTGTCCCATCGCAGGACTAGTTTGGTACAGAAACTACAAAAGCAGCTTATTAAAATCTAGTGTCGACAAGCAGGTTTTGATTGCTGCAGAGTTCTATTGATACACAAACACACCCAGTGGGTCAGGACGAAATAACAGGGGGCTGTAAAGTAATCGATCACTTGCATTctcaaaatcctggaaaaaaaagGCCACCTTCAAATGGTCTGACTGAGGGGATGCTGAACTGT
Proteins encoded:
- the midn gene encoding midnolin isoform X2, yielding MMTSELMAELSLLQGEASRSRMDPQPSAPPMNLHIHSTTGTRFELCLPAEETVEGLKRRLSQRLKVPKERLALLHKETRLSSGKLQDLGITDGSKLTLVPTVEAGLMSQASRPEQSVMQALESLTETQVSDFLSGRSPLTLALRVGDHMMFVQLQLAAQHSGNQQSQHRHLVTRSSSDGTTGHSAGAAAITGTQNRVSHNQHAHPHHLQTTLPPSPVSHTPFPSSPSGHSIPPMYPTSTSRHCSTPTRSSHLPEGIFRSQQPLSACQNSTSSSTPAGPCPEANCTTKATSNCSAPSRSRKPGAIIESFVNHAPGVFSGTFSGTLHPNCQDSSGRPRRDIGTILQILNDLLSATRHYQGMPASLTQLRYQTQCSGAASPVPSPPPSPPATAELASLSSKATSVPSVSQAPLHPLVQCQSQVRMCKPPGDRLRQTENRATRCKVERLQLLMQQKRLRRKARRDSRAPYQWLPNRKAGRSNSNSSMSSEGSLDLDFDDSVWKPDVKADMKSEFIMA
- the midn gene encoding midnolin isoform X1, encoding MQKPVDLQESRSFEVFATIIGSRMDPQPSAPPMNLHIHSTTGTRFELCLPAEETVEGLKRRLSQRLKVPKERLALLHKETRLSSGKLQDLGITDGSKLTLVPTVEAGLMSQASRPEQSVMQALESLTETQVSDFLSGRSPLTLALRVGDHMMFVQLQLAAQHSGNQQSQHRHLVTRSSSDGTTGHSAGAAAITGTQNRVSHNQHAHPHHLQTTLPPSPVSHTPFPSSPSGHSIPPMYPTSTSRHCSTPTRSSHLPEGIFRSQQPLSACQNSTSSSTPAGPCPEANCTTKATSNCSAPSRSRKPGAIIESFVNHAPGVFSGTFSGTLHPNCQDSSGRPRRDIGTILQILNDLLSATRHYQGMPASLTQLRYQTQCSGAASPVPSPPPSPPATAELASLSSKATSVPSVSQAPLHPLVQCQSQVRMCKPPGDRLRQTENRATRCKVERLQLLMQQKRLRRKARRDSRAPYQWLPNRKAGRSNSNSSMSSEGSLDLDFDDSVWKPDVKADMKSEFIMA
- the midn gene encoding midnolin isoform X3, translated to MDPQPSAPPMNLHIHSTTGTRFELCLPAEETVEGLKRRLSQRLKVPKERLALLHKETRLSSGKLQDLGITDGSKLTLVPTVEAGLMSQASRPEQSVMQALESLTETQVSDFLSGRSPLTLALRVGDHMMFVQLQLAAQHSGNQQSQHRHLVTRSSSDGTTGHSAGAAAITGTQNRVSHNQHAHPHHLQTTLPPSPVSHTPFPSSPSGHSIPPMYPTSTSRHCSTPTRSSHLPEGIFRSQQPLSACQNSTSSSTPAGPCPEANCTTKATSNCSAPSRSRKPGAIIESFVNHAPGVFSGTFSGTLHPNCQDSSGRPRRDIGTILQILNDLLSATRHYQGMPASLTQLRYQTQCSGAASPVPSPPPSPPATAELASLSSKATSVPSVSQAPLHPLVQCQSQVRMCKPPGDRLRQTENRATRCKVERLQLLMQQKRLRRKARRDSRAPYQWLPNRKAGRSNSNSSMSSEGSLDLDFDDSVWKPDVKADMKSEFIMA